From a region of the Sulfuriferula plumbiphila genome:
- the atpD gene encoding F0F1 ATP synthase subunit beta, with amino-acid sequence MSQGKIVQIIGPVVDVEFPRDSLPKVYDALKMDTPELTLEVQQQLGDGIVRAIAMGTTDGLRRGMLVSGSGAAISVPVGIKTLGRIMDVLGKPIDDMGPIGNETSWGIHRKAPAFDELAASNELLETGIKVIDLICPFAKGGKVGLFGGAGVGKTVNMMELIRNIAVEHSGYSVFAGVGERTREGNDFYHEMKDGGVLDKVALVYGQMNEPPGNRLRVALTGLTMAEYFRDEGRDVLLFVDNIYRYTLAGTEVSALLGRMPSAVGYQPTLAEEMGRLQERITSTKKGSITSIQAVYVPADDLTDPSPATTFAHLDATVVLSRQVAELGIYPAVDPLDSTSRQLDPLVVGEEHYSVARGVQSVLQRYKELRDIIAILGMDELAPEDKLAVARARKIQRFLSQPFFVAEVFTGAPGKYVSLKDTISGFKAIVNGEYDHLPEQAFYMVGTIEEAVEKAKTIQ; translated from the coding sequence ATGAGTCAAGGCAAAATCGTACAAATCATTGGCCCGGTGGTTGACGTGGAATTTCCGCGCGACAGCTTGCCCAAGGTCTATGACGCACTGAAAATGGACACCCCCGAGCTGACCCTGGAAGTTCAGCAACAGCTGGGTGACGGCATCGTGCGTGCCATTGCCATGGGCACCACCGACGGCCTGCGCCGCGGCATGCTGGTGAGCGGTAGCGGCGCGGCGATTTCCGTGCCGGTGGGGATTAAAACCCTGGGCCGCATCATGGACGTGCTGGGCAAGCCGATCGACGACATGGGCCCGATCGGCAACGAAACCAGCTGGGGCATCCACCGCAAGGCGCCGGCCTTTGACGAACTGGCGGCGTCCAACGAACTGCTGGAAACCGGCATCAAGGTGATCGACCTGATCTGCCCGTTCGCCAAGGGCGGCAAGGTCGGCCTGTTCGGGGGTGCTGGCGTGGGCAAGACCGTGAACATGATGGAACTGATTCGCAACATTGCGGTGGAGCACAGCGGTTACTCGGTGTTTGCCGGTGTGGGCGAGCGTACCCGTGAGGGTAACGACTTCTACCACGAGATGAAAGACGGCGGCGTGCTGGACAAGGTGGCCCTGGTCTACGGCCAGATGAACGAGCCGCCGGGCAACCGTCTGCGCGTGGCGCTGACCGGACTGACCATGGCCGAGTACTTTCGTGACGAAGGCCGCGACGTGCTGCTGTTCGTGGACAACATCTACCGCTATACCCTGGCCGGCACCGAAGTATCCGCGCTGCTGGGCCGGATGCCGTCTGCGGTGGGCTACCAGCCTACCCTGGCGGAAGAGATGGGGCGCCTGCAGGAGCGCATCACCTCCACCAAGAAGGGCTCCATCACTTCGATCCAGGCCGTGTACGTGCCTGCCGACGACTTGACCGACCCGTCGCCGGCGACCACCTTTGCGCACCTTGATGCCACCGTGGTGCTGTCGCGCCAGGTGGCCGAACTGGGGATCTACCCGGCCGTGGACCCGCTCGACTCCACCTCGCGCCAGCTGGATCCGCTGGTGGTGGGTGAAGAGCATTACAGCGTGGCGCGCGGCGTGCAGTCGGTGCTGCAGCGTTACAAAGAGTTGCGCGACATCATCGCCATTCTGGGCATGGATGAACTGGCGCCCGAAGACAAGCTGGCGGTGGCGCGTGCGCGCAAGATCCAGCGTTTCCTGTCGCAGCCGTTCTTCGTGGCCGAAGTGTTTACCGGCGCGCCCGGCAAGTACGTGTCGCTGAAAGACACCATCAGCGGTTTCAAGGCCATCGTCAACGGTGAATACGACCACCTGCCCGAACAGGCGTTCTACATGGTCGGCACCATTGAAGAAGCCGTCGAGAAAGCCAAGACCATCCAGTAA